The Streptomyces sp. NL15-2K genome contains a region encoding:
- the rodA gene encoding rod shape-determining protein RodA — translation MTGVNSFQVPGYGPRPAGWTRLFARDSVARRLDWPILLAALALSGLGSLLVFSATRNRTEINQGDPYYFLVRHILNTGIGFALMVGTVWLGHRTLRTAVPILYGISVFLILLVLTPLGSTVNGAHSWIQIGGGFSLQPSEFVKITIILGMAMLLAARVDAGDKPYPDHRTVLQALGLAAVPMLIVMLMPDLGSVMVMVIIVLGVLLASGATNRWVFGLLGAGAIGAIAGWQLHILDDYQIARFAAFANPSLDPAGVGYNTNQARIAIGSGGLTGSGLFQGSQTTGQFVPEQQTDFVFTVAGEELGFVGAGLIILLLGVVLWRACRIARETTELYGTIVAAGIVAWFAFQSFENIGMTLGIMPVTGLPLPFVSYGGSSMFAVWVAVGLLQSIRVQRPMSA, via the coding sequence ATGACCGGCGTCAACAGCTTCCAGGTACCCGGATACGGACCCCGGCCCGCGGGCTGGACCCGCCTGTTCGCCCGCGACTCGGTCGCCCGCCGGCTGGACTGGCCGATACTGCTGGCCGCGCTGGCGCTCTCCGGGCTCGGCTCGCTGCTCGTCTTCTCCGCGACCCGCAACCGCACCGAGATCAACCAGGGCGATCCGTACTACTTCCTGGTCCGGCACATCCTGAACACCGGCATCGGGTTCGCCCTGATGGTGGGCACGGTCTGGCTCGGCCACCGCACCCTGCGCACGGCTGTGCCGATCCTGTACGGCATCTCGGTCTTCCTGATCCTGCTGGTGCTGACCCCGCTCGGGTCCACCGTCAACGGCGCCCACTCGTGGATCCAGATCGGGGGCGGATTCTCCCTCCAGCCCTCGGAGTTCGTGAAGATCACGATCATCCTGGGCATGGCGATGCTGCTCGCCGCGCGAGTGGACGCGGGCGACAAGCCGTACCCGGACCACCGAACGGTGCTGCAGGCGCTGGGACTTGCCGCCGTCCCGATGCTGATCGTGATGCTCATGCCCGACCTCGGGTCGGTCATGGTGATGGTCATCATCGTGCTGGGCGTGCTGCTCGCCTCCGGCGCCACCAACCGCTGGGTGTTCGGCCTGCTGGGCGCCGGCGCGATCGGCGCGATCGCCGGCTGGCAGCTGCACATCCTCGACGACTACCAGATCGCCCGCTTCGCGGCCTTCGCCAACCCCAGCCTCGACCCCGCCGGCGTCGGCTACAACACCAACCAGGCGCGCATCGCGATCGGCTCGGGCGGGCTGACGGGCTCCGGGCTGTTCCAGGGCTCGCAGACGACCGGCCAGTTCGTGCCGGAACAGCAGACGGACTTCGTGTTCACGGTCGCGGGAGAGGAACTGGGCTTCGTCGGAGCTGGCCTGATCATCCTTCTCCTGGGCGTGGTGCTGTGGCGCGCCTGCCGCATCGCCCGCGAGACGACCGAGCTGTACGGCACGATCGTCGCCGCCGGGATCGTGGCGTGGTTCGCCTTCCAGTCCTTCGAGAACATCGGCATGACGCTCGGCATCATGCCGGTCACGGGCCTTCCGCTGCCGTTCGTGTCGTACGGCGGGTCCTCGATGTTCGCGGTGTGGGTGGCCGTGGGGTTGTTGCAGTCGATCCGGGTGCAACGGCCGATGTCGGCGTAG
- the mrdA gene encoding penicillin-binding protein 2: protein MTNIPETGRTPRVQIRLIVIQILVLSLLGTLFGRLWYLQIREGDAYAKEASGNHVQQVVDPAVRGSILDARGVPLADNETRLVVSASRTDLLKMKDDGEAVLAKLAGVLGMTPKEVQEKVRLCDAKTPQPCWNGSPYQPIPITDEATPKQALQIRERAEDFPGITAEPQAVRRYPSPGEANTAQVLGYLSPVTDEEITKAQHTDSPYLRSDQVGRSGLERQYDKELRGKAGVTRYEVDNLGRVIGQAKPDPAQPGSTLVTSIDARVQRVAEYELNEAMKEARKQMDRNTGTNYKADSGAVVVMEAKTGRVVAMASNPAYDPNAWVGGISAKDYAKLTGKDSNYPLLNRAIQGQSAPGSIFKVVPTAAAINAGYSFDGPYECSSSYSLGGQVFKNFESKGYGPISLGRALEVSCDTVFYRLSHEEWKRDGGSKPKKHPNDWFYKTAHQFGLGAETGIDLPNEVTGRIPDRQWKQNYWKANKDAWCKTGKKDGGYAERIAYENCLEGNRLRAGDSVNYSIGQGDTLVTPIQMATIYGAIANGGTLYDPSVGKAVISNDGKNVTEIKPKAHGKLPISRQTLAEMDDALAGVATRGTAAWRFAQVGWPQDKIPMHAKTGTAEVYGKQTTSWFATYTKDYTVVMTISQGGTGSGASGPAVRNIYDALYGVSDDGAINPKNALLPRPEAALPKVQTDGTIKAPKVPKDPAKDQRATQKGTAEQDGQQQAATVTTPPTGNRNTRRRPRKRGSRRMLT, encoded by the coding sequence GTGACCAACATCCCCGAGACCGGCCGGACCCCACGGGTCCAGATCCGGCTCATCGTCATCCAGATCCTCGTCCTCTCCCTGCTCGGTACCCTCTTCGGGCGCCTGTGGTACCTCCAGATCCGCGAGGGCGACGCGTACGCCAAGGAGGCGTCCGGCAACCACGTCCAGCAGGTCGTGGATCCCGCGGTACGCGGCTCGATCCTGGACGCGCGCGGAGTGCCCCTCGCCGACAACGAGACCCGCCTCGTCGTCTCCGCCTCCCGCACCGACCTGCTGAAGATGAAGGACGACGGCGAGGCCGTCCTCGCCAAGCTGGCCGGCGTGCTGGGCATGACGCCCAAGGAGGTCCAGGAGAAGGTCCGGCTGTGCGACGCCAAGACGCCGCAGCCCTGCTGGAACGGCTCGCCGTACCAGCCCATCCCCATCACCGACGAGGCCACCCCCAAGCAGGCCCTGCAGATCCGCGAGCGGGCCGAGGACTTCCCCGGCATCACCGCCGAGCCGCAGGCCGTGCGCCGCTACCCGAGCCCCGGCGAGGCCAACACCGCCCAGGTCCTCGGCTACCTCTCGCCGGTCACCGACGAGGAGATCACCAAGGCGCAGCACACCGACTCGCCCTACCTGCGCTCCGACCAGGTCGGCCGCTCCGGCCTTGAACGCCAGTACGACAAGGAGCTGCGCGGCAAGGCCGGCGTCACCCGCTACGAGGTCGACAACCTCGGCCGCGTCATCGGCCAGGCCAAGCCCGACCCCGCCCAGCCCGGCTCCACTCTCGTCACCAGCATCGACGCACGCGTGCAGCGCGTCGCCGAGTACGAGCTGAACGAGGCGATGAAGGAGGCGCGCAAGCAGATGGACCGGAACACCGGCACCAACTACAAGGCCGACTCCGGCGCGGTCGTGGTGATGGAGGCCAAGACCGGCCGCGTCGTCGCCATGGCGTCCAACCCTGCGTACGACCCGAACGCCTGGGTCGGCGGCATCTCCGCCAAGGACTACGCCAAGCTCACCGGCAAGGACTCCAACTACCCGCTGCTGAACCGCGCGATCCAGGGCCAGTCGGCGCCCGGCTCCATCTTCAAGGTGGTCCCGACGGCCGCCGCCATCAACGCGGGCTACTCCTTCGACGGCCCCTACGAATGCTCCAGCTCGTACTCCCTCGGCGGCCAGGTCTTCAAGAACTTCGAGTCCAAGGGGTACGGCCCGATCAGCCTCGGCCGCGCCCTGGAGGTCTCCTGCGACACCGTCTTCTACCGGCTCTCCCACGAGGAGTGGAAGCGGGACGGCGGCTCCAAGCCGAAGAAGCACCCCAACGACTGGTTCTACAAGACCGCCCACCAGTTCGGCCTCGGCGCCGAGACCGGCATCGACCTGCCCAACGAGGTCACCGGCCGCATCCCCGACCGCCAGTGGAAGCAGAACTACTGGAAGGCCAACAAGGACGCCTGGTGCAAGACCGGCAAGAAGGACGGCGGCTACGCCGAGCGCATCGCCTACGAGAACTGCCTCGAAGGCAACCGGCTGCGCGCCGGTGACTCCGTCAACTACTCCATCGGACAGGGCGACACCCTCGTCACCCCCATCCAGATGGCCACCATCTACGGCGCCATCGCCAACGGCGGCACCCTCTACGACCCCTCCGTCGGCAAGGCGGTCATCAGCAACGACGGCAAGAACGTCACCGAGATCAAGCCCAAGGCGCACGGCAAGCTGCCCATAAGCAGGCAGACGCTGGCCGAGATGGACGACGCCCTCGCCGGCGTTGCCACCCGCGGTACCGCCGCCTGGCGGTTCGCGCAGGTCGGCTGGCCGCAGGACAAGATCCCGATGCACGCCAAGACCGGTACCGCGGAGGTCTACGGCAAGCAGACGACGTCGTGGTTCGCCACGTACACCAAGGACTACACGGTCGTGATGACGATCTCGCAGGGTGGTACGGGCTCCGGTGCGTCGGGTCCCGCGGTCCGCAACATCTACGACGCGCTGTACGGCGTGTCCGACGACGGCGCGATCAACCCGAAGAACGCGCTGCTGCCGAGGCCCGAGGCGGCACTGCCGAAGGTCCAGACGGACGGGACGATCAAGGCCCCCAAGGTGCCCAAGGACCCGGCGAAGGACCAGCGGGCCACCCAGAAGGGCACGGCCGAGCAGGACGGACAGCAACAGGCGGCGACCGTGACGACGCCCCCGACGGGGAACCGGAACACACGGCGACGGCCGCGCAAGAGGGGGAGCCGGAGGATGCTCACATGA
- a CDS encoding rod shape-determining protein, translating to MSFIGRDMAVDLGTANTLVYVRGRGIVLNEPSVVAINTNTGGILAVGAEAKKMIGRTPGNIVAVRPLKDGVIADFEITERMLRYFILKIHKRRYLARPRVVVCVPSGITGVERRAVIEASSQAGARQVHIIEEPMAAAIGSGLPVHEATGNMVVDIGGGTTEVAVISLGGIVTAQSIRVAGDELDNAIIQHIKKEYSLLLGERTAEQIKITIGSAYDLDADEHTEIRGRDLVSGLPKTVVISAAEVRKAIEEPVNAIVDAVKTTLDKCPPELSGDIMDRGIVLTGGGALLRGLDERLRRETGMPIHIAEDPLDSVALGSGKCVEEFEALQQVLDAQPRR from the coding sequence ATGTCGTTCATCGGCCGTGACATGGCTGTCGACCTCGGGACCGCCAACACGCTGGTGTACGTCAGGGGTCGCGGGATCGTACTCAACGAGCCGTCCGTCGTCGCGATCAACACCAACACCGGTGGCATCCTCGCGGTCGGCGCCGAAGCCAAGAAGATGATCGGGCGCACGCCCGGCAACATCGTTGCCGTACGTCCGCTGAAGGACGGCGTGATCGCCGACTTCGAGATCACCGAGCGGATGCTCCGCTACTTCATCCTGAAGATCCACAAGCGGCGGTATCTGGCTCGTCCGCGGGTCGTCGTCTGTGTGCCCTCCGGCATCACGGGCGTCGAGCGCCGCGCCGTCATCGAGGCGTCGTCCCAGGCCGGCGCCCGTCAGGTGCACATCATCGAGGAGCCCATGGCCGCGGCCATCGGCTCCGGCCTGCCGGTCCACGAGGCCACGGGCAACATGGTGGTGGACATCGGCGGCGGCACCACGGAGGTCGCGGTCATCTCCCTCGGCGGCATCGTCACCGCCCAGTCCATCCGTGTCGCGGGCGACGAACTGGACAACGCGATCATCCAGCACATCAAGAAGGAGTACTCCCTCCTGCTGGGTGAGCGGACGGCCGAACAGATCAAGATCACGATCGGTTCGGCGTACGACCTCGACGCTGACGAACACACCGAAATCCGCGGCCGGGATCTCGTCTCCGGGCTGCCCAAGACCGTCGTGATCTCGGCCGCCGAAGTCCGCAAGGCGATCGAGGAGCCCGTCAACGCCATCGTCGACGCCGTCAAGACCACCCTCGACAAGTGCCCGCCGGAGCTGTCCGGCGACATCATGGACCGAGGAATCGTTCTGACCGGCGGCGGAGCGCTGCTGCGCGGCCTCGACGAGCGGCTGCGCCGCGAGACCGGCATGCCGATCCACATCGCCGAGGACCCGCTGGACAGCGTGGCGCTCGGCTCCGGAAAGTGCGTCGAGGAGTTCGAGGCGCTCCAGCAGGTGCTGGACGCCCAGCCGCGCAGATGA
- the mreC gene encoding rod shape-determining protein MreC, protein MRDTRESRLLLVLLVAVAFALITVDIRGGEDSPVDGARQGAATVFGPIEDGMSAAVDPVGNAVSAIRDSGERHDRLAELEKENAALEAKLGSDDRNRSRLAQLDKMLKIAGRGQYGIKGAEVIAIGAAQGFSWTVTIDIGANDGIKRDMTVLNGDGLVGRVTTVGPNTATVLLASDPDFTVGTRMEASDELGFASGQGDRPLRVELLNGKAEIKKGDRLVTFGSQADKPFVPGVPVGVVSRVDPSGGDLTRTLYVTPYVSFTKLDIVGVVVEAPKQDPRDTVLPDKPRPTPTPTVTVTATPSAEAPVDGQIPPEQEQ, encoded by the coding sequence GTGAGGGACACACGAGAGAGCCGGCTGCTCCTGGTGCTGCTGGTCGCCGTCGCGTTCGCGCTGATCACGGTGGACATCCGCGGCGGGGAGGACTCACCGGTCGACGGTGCCCGCCAGGGCGCGGCCACCGTCTTCGGCCCGATCGAGGACGGGATGTCGGCCGCGGTCGACCCGGTCGGCAACGCCGTATCCGCCATCCGTGACTCCGGCGAACGCCACGACCGGCTCGCGGAGCTGGAGAAGGAGAACGCGGCCCTCGAGGCGAAACTCGGCAGCGACGACCGCAACCGCTCCCGCCTCGCCCAGCTCGACAAGATGCTGAAGATCGCGGGCAGAGGCCAGTACGGCATCAAGGGCGCCGAGGTCATCGCGATAGGAGCGGCCCAGGGCTTCTCCTGGACCGTCACCATCGACATCGGGGCGAACGACGGCATCAAGCGCGACATGACCGTCCTCAACGGCGACGGGCTCGTCGGGCGCGTGACCACCGTCGGCCCCAACACCGCGACCGTCCTGCTCGCCAGCGACCCCGACTTCACCGTCGGCACCCGGATGGAGGCCAGCGACGAACTCGGCTTCGCCTCCGGACAGGGCGACCGCCCACTGCGCGTCGAACTCCTCAACGGCAAGGCCGAGATCAAGAAGGGCGACCGCCTCGTCACCTTCGGCTCGCAGGCCGACAAGCCCTTCGTACCCGGCGTGCCCGTCGGCGTGGTCTCCCGCGTCGACCCCTCCGGCGGCGACCTCACCCGCACCCTCTACGTCACGCCGTACGTCAGCTTCACCAAGCTCGACATCGTCGGTGTCGTCGTCGAGGCCCCGAAGCAGGACCCGCGCGACACGGTGCTGCCCGACAAGCCCAGGCCGACCCCCACCCCGACCGTGACGGTGACCGCGACCCCGTCCGCCGAGGCGCCGGTCGACGGCCAGATCCCGCCAGAGCAAGAGCAGTAG
- the ndk gene encoding nucleoside-diphosphate kinase has protein sequence MSQRTLVLLKPDAVRRGLTGEIISRIERKAGWQITALELRTLDQDTLEQHYGEHKGKPFYEPLVEFMASGPVVAMIVEGERVIEGLRVLAGPTDPIAAAPGSIRGDYGVIVRENLIHASDSEESAEREVKIFFPGRA, from the coding sequence GTGAGCCAGCGCACCCTCGTCCTCCTCAAGCCCGACGCCGTTCGTCGTGGCCTGACCGGCGAGATCATCAGCCGTATCGAGCGCAAGGCCGGCTGGCAGATCACCGCGCTGGAGCTGCGCACCCTGGACCAGGACACCCTGGAGCAGCACTACGGCGAGCACAAGGGCAAGCCCTTCTACGAGCCGCTGGTGGAGTTCATGGCCTCCGGTCCGGTCGTGGCGATGATCGTCGAGGGGGAGCGGGTCATCGAGGGGCTGCGCGTGCTCGCCGGCCCGACCGACCCGATCGCCGCCGCGCCCGGCTCCATCCGCGGCGACTACGGCGTGATCGTCCGCGAGAACCTCATCCACGCCTCCGACTCCGAGGAGTCCGCCGAGCGCGAGGTGAAGATCTTCTTCCCCGGCCGGGCCTAG
- a CDS encoding folylpolyglutamate synthase/dihydrofolate synthase family protein, whose product MSEQPPHDDSEQPDSVDPFEEIVAAETDRDPDLAVIEAGSRTLRTQGGPPQADVPARPADPEVDKALREVEAELATRWGETKLEPSVSRIAALMDVLGEPQRSYPSIHITGTNGKTSTARMIEALLGAFELRTGRYTSPHVQSVTERISLDGAPISAERFIETYQDIKPYIEMVDAQQEYRLSFFEVLTGMAYAAFADAPVDVGVVEVGMGGSWDATNVIDGDVAVVTPIDLDHTDRLGDNLAAIASEKAGIVKQDATVILAQQPVDAAQVLLKKAVEVDATVAREGLEFGVVARQVAVGGQLLTLRGLGGEYDEVYLPLHGAYQAHNAAVALAAVEAFFGVGSQRHGRLDIDTVRKAFAAVSSPGRLEIVRRSPTVVLDAAHNPAGARATAEGIGEAFDFSRLIGVVGASGDKNVRGLLEAFEPIFAEVVVTQNSSHRAMDADELAAIAVEVFGEERVQVEPRLPDALEAAITLAEEEGEFAGGGVLVTGSVITVGEARLLLGKG is encoded by the coding sequence GTGAGTGAGCAGCCCCCGCACGATGACAGCGAGCAGCCCGATTCCGTCGACCCCTTCGAGGAGATCGTCGCGGCCGAGACCGACCGTGATCCCGATCTCGCGGTGATCGAGGCCGGCAGCCGCACCCTGCGTACGCAGGGCGGTCCGCCGCAGGCCGATGTCCCCGCGCGTCCCGCGGACCCGGAGGTCGACAAGGCGCTGCGGGAGGTCGAGGCGGAGCTCGCCACCCGCTGGGGTGAGACCAAGCTGGAGCCGTCGGTCAGCCGGATCGCCGCGCTGATGGACGTGCTGGGGGAGCCGCAGCGGTCGTATCCCTCCATCCACATCACGGGGACGAACGGCAAGACCTCCACCGCCCGGATGATCGAGGCCCTGCTGGGTGCCTTCGAGCTGCGGACCGGGCGGTACACGTCCCCGCACGTCCAGTCGGTCACCGAGCGCATCAGCCTCGACGGGGCGCCGATCTCCGCCGAGCGGTTCATCGAGACGTACCAGGACATCAAGCCGTACATCGAGATGGTCGACGCCCAGCAGGAGTACCGGCTGTCCTTCTTCGAGGTGCTCACGGGGATGGCCTACGCCGCCTTCGCCGACGCGCCCGTCGACGTCGGCGTCGTCGAGGTCGGCATGGGCGGCTCCTGGGACGCCACCAACGTCATCGACGGGGATGTCGCCGTCGTCACGCCCATCGACCTCGACCACACCGACCGGCTCGGTGACAACCTCGCCGCCATCGCCTCCGAGAAGGCCGGCATCGTCAAGCAGGACGCCACCGTCATCCTGGCCCAACAGCCGGTCGACGCGGCCCAGGTGCTGCTGAAGAAGGCCGTGGAGGTCGACGCCACCGTGGCCCGGGAGGGGCTCGAGTTCGGGGTCGTGGCCCGTCAGGTCGCCGTCGGCGGCCAGCTGCTCACCCTGCGCGGGCTCGGCGGGGAGTACGACGAGGTGTATCTCCCGCTGCACGGCGCCTACCAGGCGCACAACGCCGCCGTCGCCCTCGCCGCCGTGGAGGCCTTCTTCGGCGTCGGCTCCCAGCGGCACGGGCGGCTCGACATCGACACGGTCCGCAAGGCCTTCGCCGCCGTGTCCTCGCCGGGCCGGCTGGAAATCGTACGGCGGTCCCCGACCGTCGTCCTGGACGCCGCCCACAACCCGGCCGGCGCCCGTGCCACCGCCGAGGGGATCGGGGAGGCCTTCGACTTCAGCCGGTTGATCGGCGTGGTCGGGGCCAGCGGGGACAAGAACGTGCGGGGGCTGCTCGAGGCGTTCGAGCCGATCTTCGCCGAGGTCGTCGTCACCCAGAACTCCAGTCACCGCGCCATGGACGCCGACGAGCTCGCCGCCATCGCCGTCGAGGTGTTCGGCGAGGAGCGCGTGCAGGTCGAGCCGCGGCTGCCGGACGCCCTGGAGGCGGCGATCACGCTGGCCGAGGAGGAAGGCGAGTTCGCGGGCGGCGGTGTGCTCGTCACCGGCTCCGTCATCACTGTCGGCGAGGCCCGGCTGCTGCTGGGGAAGGGCTGA
- a CDS encoding DUF4233 domain-containing protein, protein MRTLCASTLIGEFFIIGFAGLVAMKDPDLSMSTVWTVSGIAMFLCLLLCGMVTRPGGVALGWALQAALIASGFIVPSMFFLGAVFAALWWASVHYGRKIDEAKARFAAQADSSTPDPA, encoded by the coding sequence ATGCGTACGCTCTGTGCTTCGACCCTGATCGGCGAGTTCTTCATCATCGGTTTCGCCGGGCTGGTCGCGATGAAGGATCCCGACCTGTCCATGTCGACGGTGTGGACGGTCAGCGGCATCGCCATGTTCCTGTGCCTGCTGCTGTGCGGCATGGTGACCCGCCCCGGCGGCGTCGCCCTCGGCTGGGCCCTCCAGGCGGCCCTGATCGCCTCGGGCTTCATCGTCCCGTCGATGTTCTTCCTGGGGGCGGTCTTCGCGGCCCTGTGGTGGGCGTCCGTGCACTACGGACGGAAGATCGACGAGGCGAAGGCGAGATTCGCCGCCCAGGCCGACTCCTCGACGCCCGACCCCGCGTGA
- the mreD gene encoding rod shape-determining protein MreD, whose translation MRVNRILLSTSLIVVALVLQVSVLARLHLPGAVPDLLLLTVLGLAMVYGHVGGALVGFGAGLLADLAPPADHAAGRYALVLSVIGYAAGLIKPENGRLKSATGPMLVVVAAAIGSTLLYAGVGALVGDTAARHVGLGSLLFTAALYDLLLAPFVVPGIMALARRAENDPLADTTSSAKKPDISSGWLSGGTGLRIGGQRGGLGGLKVKAARARTARAGRIKGVKRL comes from the coding sequence ATGCGCGTCAACCGGATCCTGCTGTCCACGTCCCTGATCGTCGTCGCCCTGGTCCTCCAGGTGAGCGTCCTCGCCCGCCTGCACCTCCCCGGCGCCGTCCCCGACCTGCTGCTGCTCACCGTCCTCGGCCTCGCCATGGTCTACGGCCATGTGGGCGGCGCCCTCGTCGGCTTCGGCGCCGGTCTGCTCGCCGACCTCGCCCCGCCCGCCGACCACGCCGCCGGCCGCTACGCCCTCGTGCTCAGCGTCATCGGCTATGCCGCCGGGCTGATCAAACCGGAGAACGGGCGCCTGAAGTCCGCCACCGGCCCCATGCTCGTCGTGGTCGCCGCCGCCATCGGCTCCACCCTGCTGTACGCCGGTGTCGGCGCCCTCGTCGGCGACACCGCCGCCCGCCATGTCGGCCTCGGCAGCCTGCTGTTCACGGCCGCGCTGTACGACCTGCTGCTCGCCCCGTTCGTCGTCCCCGGGATCATGGCGCTGGCCCGGCGCGCGGAGAACGATCCGCTCGCCGACACCACCTCCTCCGCGAAGAAACCCGACATCTCCTCGGGCTGGCTCTCCGGCGGCACGGGTCTGCGGATCGGCGGCCAGCGCGGCGGCCTCGGTGGGCTGAAGGTGAAGGCCGCCCGGGCCCGCACGGCCCGCGCCGGCCGCATCAAGGGGGTCAAGCGGCTGTGA
- a CDS encoding CYTH and CHAD domain-containing protein has protein sequence MADTKREIERKYESDESGLPDLTGVAGVATVVDKGVAHLDATYYDTADERLAASSVTLRRRTGGSDAGWHLKFPVAPGVRDEIQAPLSDTLPRTLAGLIRSRVREAELAPVVRLRSDRDVRDLVDAEGRLLAEVSVDAVQAERLTGEGGSVQWTEIEVELADGGDPAFLDKVEKRFRKAGVRPSASASKLARALAETAPKKKPRKKKAQVGQAPVAQAPVTAGDHVLAYIRAQRDAIVELDPAVRRDVYDSVHRMRVATRRMRSAFRSYRKVLDRTVTDPIGEELKWLAAELGVDRDQEVLTDRLTAALDELPRTLLSGPVRTRLRTWSHARRGGSRRRLIAVLDGKRYLELLTALDGLVDEPPLLKAAAGKPAKVIGKAVRDDFAALAVLVERAVVLPPSQDRDLALHEARKKAKRTRYAAEAATRALGEHAIDLLRSMKSLQGLLGDHQDSVMTREALRDLAGQAHAAGESAFTYGVLYGHEERRAELVEAALPEAWRSIKGGMEV, from the coding sequence ATGGCGGACACGAAGCGTGAGATCGAGCGGAAGTACGAGTCCGACGAGAGCGGGCTGCCCGACCTGACCGGCGTCGCCGGGGTCGCGACCGTGGTCGACAAGGGTGTCGCTCATCTGGACGCCACCTACTACGACACCGCGGACGAACGCCTTGCCGCGTCCTCGGTCACGCTGCGCCGCCGCACCGGCGGATCGGACGCCGGCTGGCATCTGAAGTTCCCCGTGGCCCCGGGCGTGCGGGACGAGATCCAGGCGCCCCTCTCCGACACCCTGCCGCGCACCCTGGCCGGCCTGATCCGCTCCCGCGTCCGGGAGGCCGAACTGGCGCCCGTGGTCCGGCTCCGCTCCGACCGCGATGTGCGCGACCTGGTGGACGCGGAGGGCCGGCTGCTCGCCGAGGTCAGCGTGGACGCCGTACAGGCGGAGCGGCTGACCGGGGAGGGCGGCTCGGTCCAGTGGACCGAGATCGAGGTGGAACTCGCCGACGGCGGCGACCCGGCCTTCCTCGACAAGGTGGAGAAACGGTTCCGTAAAGCGGGTGTACGGCCGTCCGCATCGGCGTCGAAGCTCGCGCGGGCACTGGCGGAGACGGCCCCGAAGAAGAAGCCGCGGAAGAAGAAGGCGCAGGTTGGGCAGGCGCCGGTCGCGCAGGCTCCCGTGACCGCCGGCGACCACGTCCTCGCGTACATCCGCGCCCAGCGCGACGCCATCGTCGAGCTCGACCCCGCCGTACGGCGTGACGTGTACGACTCCGTGCACCGCATGCGCGTCGCCACCCGCCGGATGCGCAGCGCCTTCCGCTCGTACCGGAAGGTCCTCGACCGGACCGTCACCGACCCGATCGGCGAGGAGCTGAAGTGGCTCGCGGCCGAGCTGGGCGTGGACCGCGACCAGGAGGTGCTCACCGACCGCCTGACCGCCGCCCTCGACGAACTGCCCCGCACCCTCCTGTCCGGCCCGGTCCGCACCCGGCTGCGCACCTGGTCGCATGCCCGGCGCGGGGGATCGCGCCGGCGCCTGATCGCCGTACTGGACGGAAAGAGGTATCTGGAGCTGCTGACGGCCTTGGACGGGCTGGTCGACGAACCGCCGCTGCTGAAGGCGGCCGCGGGAAAGCCGGCGAAGGTGATCGGCAAGGCCGTACGGGACGACTTCGCGGCCCTGGCCGTCCTCGTCGAACGGGCGGTGGTCCTGCCGCCCAGCCAGGACCGCGACCTCGCGCTGCACGAGGCACGCAAGAAGGCCAAGCGGACGCGGTACGCGGCGGAGGCGGCCACCCGGGCCCTCGGGGAGCACGCCATCGATCTGCTGAGGTCGATGAAATCCCTCCAAGGCCTGCTCGGCGACCACCAGGACAGCGTGATGACCCGCGAGGCCCTGCGCGACCTGGCAGGTCAGGCGCATGCGGCCGGGGAGAGCGCGTTCACGTACGGGGTGCTGTACGGGCACGAGGAACGGCGGGCCGAGCTGGTCGAGGCGGCGCTGCCGGAGGCGTGGCGGTCGATCAAGGGCGGGATGGAGGTCTGA